Proteins from a single region of Dissulfurirhabdus thermomarina:
- a CDS encoding 4Fe-4S domain-containing protein, with product MDRERGSGGRGAEPVVDYGRCNGCGACVELCPGVFELRDDKAWVVDPAGCGACDCGRAVVMCPQDAISLA from the coding sequence ATGGACCGGGAACGCGGCAGCGGCGGGCGGGGCGCGGAACCCGTCGTGGACTACGGCCGCTGCAACGGGTGCGGGGCCTGCGTGGAGCTCTGCCCCGGGGTCTTCGAACTCCGCGACGACAAGGCCTGGGTGGTGGACCCGGCGGGTTGCGGGGCCTGCGATTGCGGCCGGGCGGTGGTCATGTGCCCGCAGGACGCCATCTCGCTGGCCTGA
- a CDS encoding sensor histidine kinase produces MKGRRLQWQLFAAFAGVSLLVFSGLTWQYVDAMRGFHRDQAAAGLEQVARGLLPEIRPLVAAGRLAALRALCRRAGREAGVRITVILPGGRVAADSERDPATMDNHADRPEVMAALASGRGVAERYSHTLRTEMLYVAVAAPEGAVVVRAALPETSVRAALAGLRGRLLAVALAVLALALGASFLVARRISRPLENLRLGAQLFAEGALDYRLHVPDSEETRGLAAAMNAMAAQLGDRLETIRRQRNQTEAILSSMREGVVAVDADRRVITVNEAALRLFRRRAEDVCGRPIQEVLRNPYLQRFLGDVLHDGAPREGEMVLRVGGTERNLHLNGTILRDAAGRKIGAVAVLHDVTRLRRLEHLRRDFVANVSHELRTPVTSIRGFAETLLDEELDPAERRRFLEIVHRQAERLGDLVEDLLALSRIEREVEAEAVRLEPGPVAAVVQGAVEACRPAAKRRRVRLSAECPADLEASMEPRLLEQALVNLLDNAVKYSPEGGEVEVTAAREGGEVVVRVRDQGPGIPREHLPRIFERFYRVDKARSRELGGTGLGLAIVKHVMQAHGGRVTVESEPGKGSVFALHLPG; encoded by the coding sequence GTGAAGGGGCGGCGGCTTCAGTGGCAGCTCTTCGCCGCCTTCGCGGGGGTCTCCCTCCTGGTCTTCTCCGGGCTCACCTGGCAATACGTGGACGCCATGCGCGGTTTTCACCGCGATCAGGCGGCGGCCGGCCTCGAGCAGGTGGCCCGGGGGCTCTTGCCGGAGATCCGACCCCTGGTGGCCGCCGGGCGCCTGGCGGCGCTTCGTGCCCTCTGCCGGCGCGCCGGCCGCGAGGCCGGGGTCCGCATCACGGTCATCCTGCCCGGCGGGCGCGTGGCGGCCGACTCGGAGCGGGATCCGGCCACCATGGACAACCACGCCGACCGGCCCGAGGTCATGGCCGCCCTGGCGAGCGGGAGGGGGGTGGCCGAGCGCTACAGCCACACCCTGCGCACCGAGATGCTCTACGTGGCCGTGGCGGCGCCGGAGGGCGCCGTGGTGGTGCGGGCGGCGCTGCCGGAGACCTCCGTCCGGGCCGCCCTGGCGGGGCTTAGAGGGCGGCTCCTGGCGGTGGCGCTGGCCGTCCTGGCCCTGGCCCTGGGAGCGAGCTTCCTGGTCGCGCGGCGGATCAGCCGCCCGCTGGAGAACCTCAGGCTCGGCGCCCAGCTCTTCGCCGAGGGGGCCCTCGACTACCGCCTCCACGTGCCGGACTCGGAGGAGACCCGCGGGCTTGCCGCGGCCATGAACGCCATGGCGGCGCAGCTGGGCGATCGGCTCGAGACCATCCGGCGCCAGCGCAACCAGACCGAGGCCATCCTCTCCAGCATGCGGGAGGGGGTGGTGGCCGTGGACGCCGACCGGCGCGTCATCACGGTGAACGAGGCGGCGTTGCGGCTGTTCCGGCGCAGGGCCGAGGACGTGTGCGGCCGTCCCATCCAGGAGGTGCTCCGCAATCCCTACCTCCAGCGCTTCCTCGGAGACGTCCTCCACGACGGCGCCCCGCGGGAGGGGGAGATGGTGCTGCGGGTGGGGGGCACGGAGCGCAACCTGCATCTCAACGGAACGATCCTCCGCGATGCCGCGGGCCGGAAGATCGGGGCGGTGGCGGTGCTCCACGACGTGACCCGGCTCCGCCGCCTCGAGCATCTTCGGCGCGACTTCGTGGCCAACGTCTCCCACGAGCTCCGGACGCCGGTGACCTCCATACGGGGGTTCGCCGAGACCCTGCTGGACGAGGAACTCGACCCGGCCGAGCGGCGGCGGTTCCTGGAGATCGTCCACCGCCAGGCCGAGCGCCTGGGCGACCTGGTGGAGGACCTCCTGGCCCTCTCGCGGATCGAGCGCGAGGTGGAGGCCGAGGCGGTCCGACTGGAGCCCGGACCGGTGGCGGCCGTGGTGCAGGGGGCCGTGGAGGCCTGCCGGCCGGCCGCGAAACGCCGGCGGGTGCGCCTTTCGGCGGAATGTCCGGCGGACCTCGAGGCGTCCATGGAGCCGCGGCTCCTCGAGCAGGCCCTGGTGAACCTCCTGGACAACGCGGTGAAGTATTCGCCGGAGGGCGGCGAGGTGGAGGTGACGGCCGCCCGGGAGGGCGGCGAGGTGGTCGTCCGGGTCCGGGACCAGGGCCCGGGGATCCCCCGGGAACACCTCCCGCGCATCTTCGAGCGCTTCTACCGGGTGGACAAGGCTCGAAGCCGGGAGCTCGGAGGCACCGGTCTGGGGCTCGCCATCGTGAAACACGTGATGCAGGCCCACGGGGGCCGCGTCACCGTGGAGAGCGAACCGGGCAAGGGGAGCGTCTTCGCGCTGCACCTTCCGGGGTGA
- the gnd gene encoding phosphogluconate dehydrogenase (NAD(+)-dependent, decarboxylating) → MQIGMIGLGRMGMNMARRLLRGGHEVAAYNRTAEKVRRIEAEGAAGADSPEALVRLLDPPRVVWLMLPVGPPVDEHIERLRPHLGPGDLVVDGGNSDFRDDLRRAEALGAEGIRYVDAGVSGGVWGLEKGYCLMLGGGADDYRRLGPVLDTLAPPGGHMHCGPVGAGHFVKMVHNGIEYALMEAYGEGFELLRASPYGPHLDFGALAALWNRGSVIRSWLLELLEDVFREDPGLEEVRGVVADSGEGRWTVREAVRLGVPADAMAHALFKRFASQREDLFSDRVVAALRRAFGGHEVRRAGGGGR, encoded by the coding sequence ATGCAGATCGGGATGATCGGCCTCGGGCGGATGGGCATGAACATGGCCCGGCGGCTGCTGCGCGGGGGGCACGAGGTGGCCGCCTACAACCGGACGGCGGAGAAGGTCCGCCGGATCGAGGCGGAGGGCGCCGCGGGGGCCGACTCCCCGGAGGCCCTGGTCCGACTCCTCGACCCGCCCCGGGTGGTGTGGCTCATGTTGCCGGTGGGGCCGCCGGTGGACGAGCACATCGAGCGCCTGCGCCCCCACCTCGGGCCGGGGGACCTCGTGGTGGACGGCGGCAACAGCGACTTCCGGGACGACCTCCGGCGGGCCGAGGCCCTCGGGGCCGAGGGCATCCGGTACGTGGACGCCGGGGTGTCGGGGGGCGTCTGGGGCCTCGAGAAGGGCTACTGCCTCATGCTGGGAGGCGGGGCCGACGACTATCGCCGCCTCGGGCCCGTCCTCGACACCCTGGCCCCGCCGGGCGGGCACATGCACTGCGGGCCGGTGGGGGCCGGCCACTTCGTCAAGATGGTCCACAACGGCATCGAGTACGCCCTCATGGAGGCCTACGGGGAGGGCTTCGAGCTCCTACGGGCCTCCCCCTACGGGCCCCATCTCGACTTCGGGGCGCTGGCGGCCCTCTGGAACCGGGGGAGCGTCATCCGGTCGTGGCTCCTCGAGCTCCTCGAAGACGTCTTCCGGGAGGACCCGGGCCTCGAGGAGGTCCGGGGCGTGGTGGCCGATTCCGGGGAGGGCCGGTGGACGGTGCGGGAGGCGGTCCGGCTCGGCGTGCCGGCCGACGCCATGGCCCACGCCCTCTTCAAGCGGTTCGCCTCCCAGCGGGAGGACCTCTTCTCCGACCGGGTGGTGGCGGCGCTCCGCCGGGCCTTCGGCGGGCACGAGGTGCGCCGGGCCGGCGGGGGAGGCAGATGA
- a CDS encoding EAL domain-containing protein, with protein MHRTRTRRHPAAWRRPSRRFWGWFIGGVLLYLLVESLGHLVFFPGTPLSRALFPTAPHELWMRGVALAALAASALLYRRALLREVRALKVHRMNRLLALLGEVVTTTLRAGDRDTLFREACRIAVETGGLRMAWIGLVAPDGAVEPAAAHGHGLDYLEGLRVSVDEADPRSRGPTGRAILEGRPQVMNDIAADGAMRPWREAALRRGFRSSAAFPLVARGRILGALNVYADVPNYFEADEVEILDRAAQGVSFALELLRHRLDTVAYQYRLREKEREVRLLLDSTAEGLLGLDPAGRCTFANDAALRLLGYEAASDLLGQNLHALVHHTREDGTPHIQQDCRICRAVVGGEIVHADDDLFWRCDGTSFPVEYWARPVVRDGHTVGVVLTFLDITERRAMERDLRRRLDMEARLNRLAQLLITHREAAPGEALAILSEAAGAERAGIYRWSASEGFARVASWHARGAPAPEAGPVAPDPAAAAWLREAMAGGDAAVVMDVSALPPGAGGLRISPPGGKTGALLAVPLDLPGGAPFGFLAFSGRARPDAWHPEDVRAVRTAAAMLAGYYARREAEVRLDYLSRHDPVTGLPNIAAFRDHLRRHLAVAKRQEAGAAVLLVELANFADVVESRGHETAERVLRKAAGLFTRCLREEDTVARTGAHQFGVLLPEVDDPEGAVAVGLKLVQALTPTLRLKDGAEVYLEVQVGAALFPENGADPEALIRSANVALNRARCEGPNNVRLCTAEMNRQVMDRLRLEGELRAAVERREFTVHFQPKVDVAEGRATGVEALVRWQRPGGRLEPPGAFIPMLEKTGLIVPAGRWVLEEACRRMMEWRRRGLPPLALSVNLSGRQFAARNLVEMVADCLQATGFPPGELVLEVTETMAIRNLEANLQVFNRLRGLGVRIALDDFGKEYSSFGYLKQLPVDELKIDRAFLANVPADREGAAILRAMVAMAHALNLKITAEGVETGEQWAFLKEVGCDEAQGFLFGHPEPPEALEAVLVRSAAPPGEPSAAPAGKAPLH; from the coding sequence GTGCACCGCACCCGCACCCGACGACACCCCGCCGCCTGGAGACGCCCGTCCCGCCGGTTCTGGGGGTGGTTCATCGGCGGCGTCCTCCTCTACCTCCTCGTGGAGAGCCTCGGGCACCTCGTCTTCTTCCCCGGGACCCCGCTCTCCCGGGCCCTCTTCCCCACCGCCCCCCACGAGCTCTGGATGCGGGGGGTCGCCCTCGCCGCCCTCGCCGCCTCGGCCCTCCTCTACCGGCGGGCCCTCCTTCGGGAGGTCCGGGCCCTCAAGGTCCACCGCATGAACCGCCTCCTCGCCCTCCTGGGCGAGGTGGTGACCACCACCCTCCGGGCCGGAGACCGCGACACCCTCTTCCGGGAGGCCTGCCGGATCGCCGTGGAGACCGGCGGCCTCCGGATGGCATGGATCGGCCTCGTGGCCCCGGACGGCGCCGTGGAGCCGGCGGCCGCCCACGGCCACGGCCTGGACTACCTGGAGGGGCTCCGGGTGAGCGTGGACGAGGCCGACCCGCGCAGCCGGGGGCCCACGGGGCGGGCCATCCTGGAGGGCCGGCCCCAGGTCATGAACGACATCGCCGCCGACGGCGCCATGCGCCCGTGGCGCGAGGCGGCCCTCCGCCGGGGCTTCCGCTCGTCCGCGGCCTTCCCCCTGGTGGCCCGGGGGCGGATCCTCGGGGCCTTGAACGTCTACGCGGACGTCCCGAACTACTTCGAGGCGGACGAGGTGGAGATCCTGGACCGCGCCGCCCAGGGCGTCTCCTTCGCCCTGGAACTTCTCCGTCACCGGCTCGACACCGTGGCCTACCAATACCGCCTCCGGGAGAAGGAACGGGAGGTCCGCCTCCTCCTCGACTCCACCGCCGAGGGCCTCCTCGGCCTGGACCCGGCGGGCCGGTGCACCTTCGCCAACGACGCCGCCCTGCGCCTGCTGGGCTACGAGGCCGCCTCGGACCTCCTCGGCCAGAACCTCCACGCCCTGGTCCACCACACCCGGGAAGACGGCACCCCCCACATCCAGCAAGACTGCCGCATCTGCCGGGCGGTGGTGGGGGGCGAGATCGTCCACGCCGACGACGACCTCTTCTGGCGATGCGACGGGACGTCCTTCCCCGTGGAGTACTGGGCCCGGCCCGTGGTCCGCGACGGGCACACCGTGGGCGTCGTGCTCACCTTCCTCGACATCACCGAGCGCCGGGCCATGGAGCGCGACCTCCGCCGCCGGCTCGACATGGAGGCCCGGTTGAACCGCCTCGCCCAGCTCCTCATCACCCACCGGGAGGCGGCCCCGGGTGAGGCCCTCGCCATCTTGTCCGAGGCCGCCGGGGCCGAACGTGCCGGCATCTACCGCTGGTCCGCCTCCGAGGGCTTCGCCCGGGTCGCCTCCTGGCACGCCCGCGGCGCCCCGGCCCCCGAGGCGGGCCCCGTGGCCCCCGACCCGGCCGCCGCCGCATGGCTCCGGGAGGCCATGGCCGGCGGCGACGCCGCCGTGGTGATGGACGTCTCGGCGCTCCCCCCCGGAGCGGGCGGGTTGCGCATCTCGCCGCCGGGAGGAAAGACCGGGGCGCTTCTCGCCGTGCCCCTCGACCTCCCGGGCGGGGCCCCCTTCGGCTTCCTCGCCTTCTCGGGCCGGGCCCGGCCCGACGCCTGGCACCCGGAAGACGTTCGGGCCGTCCGAACCGCGGCGGCCATGCTGGCCGGCTACTACGCCCGGCGAGAGGCCGAGGTCCGCCTCGACTACCTCTCCCGGCACGACCCGGTCACCGGGCTGCCCAACATCGCCGCCTTCCGTGACCACCTCCGGCGGCACCTCGCCGTGGCGAAGCGCCAGGAGGCGGGTGCCGCGGTCCTCCTGGTGGAGCTCGCCAACTTCGCCGACGTGGTGGAATCCCGGGGCCACGAGACCGCGGAACGGGTGCTGCGCAAGGCCGCGGGCCTCTTCACGCGGTGCCTTCGAGAGGAAGACACCGTGGCCCGGACCGGGGCCCACCAGTTCGGGGTCCTGCTCCCCGAGGTGGACGACCCGGAGGGAGCGGTCGCCGTGGGTCTCAAGCTGGTCCAGGCCCTCACCCCCACCCTCCGGCTCAAGGACGGGGCGGAGGTCTACCTCGAGGTCCAGGTGGGCGCGGCCCTCTTCCCCGAAAACGGCGCGGACCCGGAGGCCCTGATCCGGAGCGCCAACGTGGCCTTAAACCGCGCCCGCTGCGAGGGGCCGAACAACGTGCGGCTCTGCACCGCGGAGATGAACCGCCAGGTGATGGACCGCCTGCGGCTGGAGGGTGAACTCCGTGCCGCAGTGGAACGCCGGGAGTTCACCGTCCACTTCCAGCCCAAGGTGGACGTGGCCGAGGGACGCGCCACGGGGGTGGAGGCCCTCGTGCGGTGGCAGCGGCCGGGCGGCCGCCTGGAGCCCCCCGGCGCCTTCATCCCCATGCTGGAGAAGACGGGGCTCATCGTGCCCGCCGGGCGGTGGGTGCTCGAGGAGGCCTGCCGGCGGATGATGGAGTGGCGGCGGCGGGGGCTGCCCCCGCTCGCCCTGTCGGTGAATCTGTCGGGGCGGCAGTTCGCGGCTCGCAACCTGGTGGAGATGGTCGCCGATTGCCTGCAGGCCACGGGTTTCCCGCCCGGCGAGCTCGTGCTCGAGGTCACCGAGACCATGGCCATCCGGAACCTGGAGGCCAACCTCCAGGTCTTCAACCGCCTCCGGGGCCTGGGCGTGCGGATCGCCCTGGACGACTTCGGGAAGGAGTATTCCTCCTTCGGTTACCTCAAGCAGCTCCCGGTGGACGAGCTCAAGATCGACCGGGCCTTCCTGGCCAACGTCCCCGCCGACCGGGAAGGCGCCGCCATCCTCCGGGCCATGGTGGCCATGGCCCACGCCTTGAACCTCAAGATCACGGCGGAGGGCGTCGAGACGGGAGAGCAGTGGGCCTTCCTCAAAGAGGTGGGCTGCGACGAGGCCCAGGGGTTCCTCTTCGGTCACCCCGAGCCGCCGGAGGCCCTGGAGGCCGTCCTGGTGCGGTCCGCCGCCCCGCCGGGCGAACCGTCCGCCGCCCCGGCAGGCAAGGCCCCCCTCCACTGA
- a CDS encoding TIGR02757 family protein, producing MAAGPDADTALRRRMEALYRRRNRRALVHPDPLEFLYRYPDVRDREVAGLVASALAYGRVRQILAAVGRVLDLLGPAPAARVSAAGPAELACLLSGFRHRFSGGGEVAALLAAAGRAIHRHGSLEACFRAGLRPGHETTAAAVEAFARELRGLAPGPVATLLPDPAKGSASKRLHLYLRWMVRRDDVDPGGWAVAPSLLLVPLDTHLHRMVRGLGFTRRPRPDLKAVLEVTAAFRRIRTDDPVRYDFALTRPGIRGGSGRPPGSCPGGDRPTR from the coding sequence GTGGCGGCCGGCCCCGACGCCGACACCGCCCTGCGGCGCCGCATGGAGGCCCTCTACCGGCGCCGCAACCGCCGCGCCCTGGTCCACCCCGATCCCCTCGAGTTCCTCTACCGGTACCCGGACGTCCGGGACCGGGAAGTGGCCGGGCTCGTGGCCTCCGCCCTGGCCTACGGGCGGGTCCGGCAGATCCTGGCCGCCGTGGGCCGGGTCCTGGATCTCCTGGGCCCCGCCCCGGCGGCCCGCGTGAGCGCCGCGGGGCCGGCGGAGCTCGCCTGCCTCCTGTCCGGTTTCCGCCACCGCTTCAGCGGCGGGGGCGAGGTGGCGGCCCTGCTGGCCGCCGCCGGCCGGGCCATCCACCGCCACGGGTCCCTGGAGGCCTGCTTCCGGGCCGGCCTCCGGCCGGGCCACGAAACCACGGCGGCCGCCGTGGAGGCCTTCGCCCGGGAGCTCCGGGGCCTCGCCCCCGGTCCCGTGGCGACGCTGCTGCCGGACCCGGCAAAGGGGAGCGCCTCGAAGCGCCTCCACCTCTACCTCCGGTGGATGGTGCGCCGGGACGACGTGGACCCCGGTGGCTGGGCCGTGGCCCCGTCGCTGCTCCTGGTGCCCCTGGACACCCACCTCCACCGGATGGTCCGCGGGCTCGGCTTCACTCGGCGCCCGCGGCCGGACCTCAAGGCCGTCCTGGAGGTGACGGCGGCCTTCCGGCGGATCCGCACCGACGACCCGGTCCGCTACGACTTCGCCCTCACCCGGCCCGGCATCCGGGGCGGCTCCGGCCGCCCGCCCGGTTCATGCCCGGGGGGCGACCGGCCGACAAGGTGA
- a CDS encoding response regulator, with amino-acid sequence MGRARILVVDDEADIRQLLVHHFTRNGYHVEAAATGEEALRAVRAAPPDLVVLDLMLPGMEGLDVCRVLKGDPATRGVSVVMLTARGEEADIVAGLELGADDYVTKPFSPRVLVARVRAVLRRRAAPAPAAGEVIRAHGIVIHSGRHEVTVAGRPVDLTPTEFRLLRYLAARPGWVFTRGQIVRAVHGEDYPVTERSVDVQVVGLRKKLGPAGGVIETVRGVGYRFREEA; translated from the coding sequence ATGGGCCGGGCCCGCATCCTGGTGGTGGACGACGAGGCCGACATCCGGCAACTGCTCGTCCACCATTTCACCCGCAACGGCTACCATGTCGAGGCGGCGGCCACGGGCGAGGAGGCGCTCCGGGCGGTCCGTGCCGCCCCCCCGGACCTCGTGGTCCTGGATCTCATGCTCCCGGGCATGGAGGGGCTCGACGTCTGCCGGGTCCTGAAGGGCGATCCGGCCACCCGCGGTGTCTCCGTGGTCATGCTGACGGCCCGGGGGGAGGAGGCCGATATCGTGGCCGGCCTCGAGCTCGGGGCCGACGACTACGTCACGAAGCCCTTCAGCCCGCGGGTCTTGGTGGCCCGGGTGCGCGCCGTCCTCCGGCGCCGGGCGGCTCCCGCCCCGGCGGCGGGTGAGGTGATCCGTGCCCACGGCATCGTCATCCACTCAGGCCGCCACGAGGTCACCGTGGCTGGCCGGCCCGTGGACCTCACTCCCACCGAGTTCCGCCTGCTCCGGTACCTGGCCGCGCGGCCCGGCTGGGTCTTCACCCGCGGCCAGATCGTCCGGGCGGTGCACGGAGAGGACTACCCGGTCACGGAGCGGTCGGTGGACGTCCAGGTGGTGGGCCTCCGGAAGAAGCTCGGCCCGGCCGGCGGGGTCATCGAGACGGTTCGGGGCGTGGGATACCGGTTCCGGGAGGAGGCGTGA
- a CDS encoding alanine/glycine:cation symporter family protein, whose amino-acid sequence MDLSQLLDRVNHFVWGGFMLYALVFTGVLLTLRCRFLQVFHLPRALRLVLCRPQDGEAPGDISPFQALTTALSATIGTGNIAGVATAIAMGGPGAVFWMWVCAFFGMATKFAEAVLAVRFRRTLPDGTMQGGPMRYIADGLGLPWLGWIFALMGAVAAFGIGSMVQSNSVAVVLREEWGVPVAVTGGVLAVMTGVVIIGGIRRIGRVTERLVPVMAVFYVAGSLLVLLLHLDRLPGALALIFQGAFHGTAAAGGAAGATVAAAVRYGVARGVFSNEAGLGSAPIAHAAARTESPVRQGLVAMTGVFFDTMVICTMTALVILTTGAWTTGETTSTLTRLAFEQGLPRGGGVIVSLGLAVFAYSTMIGWSYYGEECIEYLLGLRARMPYRFVFCAAIALGAFQRVDVVWNLADTMNGAMAIPNLVGLLGLSGLVARLTRETMAHPERLFS is encoded by the coding sequence ATGGACCTTTCCCAGCTGCTCGATCGCGTGAACCATTTCGTCTGGGGCGGATTCATGCTCTATGCCCTGGTGTTCACCGGTGTCTTGCTCACCCTTCGGTGCCGGTTCCTCCAGGTCTTCCACCTGCCCCGGGCCCTGCGCCTCGTGCTCTGCCGGCCCCAGGACGGGGAGGCGCCCGGCGACATCTCGCCGTTTCAGGCCCTCACCACGGCGCTCTCGGCCACCATCGGCACGGGCAACATCGCCGGCGTCGCCACCGCCATCGCCATGGGCGGCCCCGGGGCCGTCTTCTGGATGTGGGTGTGCGCCTTCTTCGGCATGGCCACCAAGTTCGCCGAGGCGGTCCTGGCCGTCCGCTTCCGCCGGACACTCCCGGACGGCACCATGCAGGGCGGCCCCATGCGCTACATCGCCGACGGCCTCGGCCTGCCCTGGCTCGGCTGGATCTTCGCCCTGATGGGGGCCGTGGCGGCCTTCGGCATCGGGAGCATGGTCCAGTCGAACTCCGTGGCGGTGGTCCTCCGCGAGGAATGGGGAGTGCCCGTCGCGGTCACCGGGGGGGTGCTGGCGGTGATGACCGGGGTGGTGATCATCGGCGGCATCCGGCGCATCGGGCGGGTGACGGAGCGCCTCGTGCCCGTCATGGCCGTCTTCTACGTGGCCGGTTCCCTCCTCGTCCTGCTGCTCCACCTCGACCGGCTGCCCGGGGCCCTCGCCCTGATCTTCCAGGGGGCCTTTCACGGAACGGCCGCCGCCGGGGGCGCGGCGGGGGCCACCGTGGCCGCGGCCGTCCGCTACGGGGTGGCACGGGGGGTCTTCTCCAACGAGGCGGGCCTCGGCAGCGCCCCCATCGCCCACGCCGCGGCCCGGACGGAGAGCCCCGTCCGCCAGGGCCTCGTCGCCATGACCGGGGTCTTTTTCGACACCATGGTCATCTGCACCATGACCGCCCTCGTGATCCTCACCACCGGGGCCTGGACTACCGGGGAGACCACCAGCACCCTCACCCGGCTGGCCTTCGAGCAGGGGCTTCCCCGGGGCGGGGGGGTCATCGTCAGCCTGGGGCTTGCCGTCTTCGCCTATTCCACCATGATCGGCTGGTCCTACTACGGCGAGGAGTGCATCGAGTACCTCCTGGGCCTCCGGGCCCGGATGCCCTACCGCTTCGTCTTCTGCGCGGCCATCGCCCTCGGGGCCTTCCAGAGGGTGGACGTCGTCTGGAACCTCGCCGACACCATGAACGGCGCCATGGCCATCCCCAACCTGGTGGGGCTGCTGGGGCTGTCGGGCCTCGTGGCCCGGCTCACCCGAGAGACCATGGCGCACCCGGAGCGGCTCTTCTCCTGA
- a CDS encoding Crp/Fnr family transcriptional regulator, with amino-acid sequence MPRRLAAIPFFEGLPEDDLRELAMIAVEHSVPAGAAVFSEGDEGTGFYVVLEGRVKIFKLSAEGREQILHLFGPGDPFGEAAVFAGRHFPANAVALAPSRLLFFPRAAFVDLVTRRPSLALGMLAVLSRRLHRFARLIEDLSLREVPGRLAAYLLALPGAGSAAPVVLEIPKAQIAGLLGTTPETLSRILRKMSDRGLVRVDGPRIRILDRPALEDLAAGETRLA; translated from the coding sequence GTGCCGCGCCGCCTCGCCGCCATCCCCTTCTTCGAGGGGCTCCCGGAGGACGACCTCCGGGAGCTCGCCATGATCGCCGTGGAGCATTCGGTGCCCGCCGGCGCGGCCGTCTTCTCGGAAGGGGACGAGGGCACCGGCTTCTACGTGGTGCTGGAGGGCCGGGTGAAGATCTTCAAGCTCTCGGCCGAGGGCCGGGAGCAGATCCTCCACCTCTTCGGCCCCGGAGACCCCTTCGGCGAGGCGGCGGTCTTCGCCGGGCGGCACTTTCCCGCCAACGCCGTGGCGCTGGCACCCTCGCGGCTCCTCTTCTTCCCCAGGGCCGCCTTCGTGGACCTCGTGACGCGGCGCCCGTCCCTGGCGCTGGGCATGCTGGCGGTCCTCTCCCGCCGGCTCCACCGCTTCGCCCGGCTCATCGAGGACCTGTCCCTCCGGGAGGTGCCGGGGCGGCTGGCGGCCTACCTGCTGGCGCTGCCGGGGGCCGGGAGCGCCGCGCCGGTGGTCCTCGAGATCCCCAAGGCCCAGATCGCCGGCCTCCTCGGGACCACGCCCGAGACCCTCTCCCGCATCCTCCGGAAGATGTCGGACCGCGGCCTCGTCCGCGTGGACGGCCCCCGGATCCGGATCCTGGACCGGCCGGCCCTCGAGGACCTCGCCGCCGGCGAGACCCGGCTCGCCTGA